The Thiomicrorhabdus lithotrophica DNA segment GCGGTCGTAGATTTTTCCACGTGTAGGAGGAAGAGTCTCGATAGAGATGCGATTGCCTTCAGCTAGGCCGTGGTATCGTTCATAGTTGTACCATTGCAGATGCGCCATGCGGCTAATTAAAAAGACAAAAAGCAATAATACAAAGCCATATGCAAAATAGAGCCTAAAACGAAATAGGCGCTTTTGCTGAAAGGCTTCTGCATCACTATTAAACTTTAAAGGGTCTGGCATAAGAGGTTCATTCAGTCATCATGAGTTAGGGTTGGCTTTGAGAGAGTTTATTTAATAGAGTCGACAGGATAGGCCAAATTAAAATACCTATCACTGGCATACTCCAATAAGCAAAAAATCTACCCTCTTCTAAAACTGGGCTGAAAAATATGGTATTTAATATTTGGTAGATAAGTAAGTAAATACCGATAATAAAAGCTTGTTGCCATCTTGGGTATGTTCTAAATTGTAGGCGATTACGTACCATCATAAATAAAATGATGCTGTACAAAAGAGCGTGAGCGCCTAAAGTGGTTTGATAAAGTGTATCAGCCAAAACACCCAATA contains these protein-coding regions:
- the mreD gene encoding rod shape-determining protein MreD, with product MTESFINIRSSQVRWLILISYLIGLIIDSMVLLYSSLEFLPPMTLIALLYWSGHFLDRTYFVSAFLLGVLADTLYQTTLGAHALLYSIILFMMVRNRLQFRTYPRWQQAFIIGIYLLIYQILNTIFFSPVLEEGRFFAYWSMPVIGILIWPILSTLLNKLSQSQP